Proteins from one Pyrobaculum neutrophilum V24Sta genomic window:
- the thiW gene encoding energy coupling factor transporter S component ThiW, with amino-acid sequence MRLAYVVVFTGLGLALAPLNIPIGPTKAFPGQHFVNGLAGLVLGPWAVAVAALISAIRLMLGLGTVFAFPGSIPGALVVGLASVVFGRRPWVVLLEPLGTLGVGLPLSIYVVAPALGLGGRFAAALIPVALGWALSTGIGTAGAYAAALALRRLGKI; translated from the coding sequence GTGAGGCTGGCGTATGTGGTGGTGTTTACGGGGCTTGGGCTGGCTCTGGCGCCTTTGAACATCCCCATTGGGCCTACCAAGGCCTTCCCGGGCCAGCACTTCGTGAACGGGCTGGCTGGGCTTGTGCTTGGTCCTTGGGCCGTGGCGGTTGCGGCGTTGATCTCGGCCATTAGGCTTATGCTGGGGCTGGGCACCGTCTTCGCCTTCCCGGGGAGCATCCCGGGGGCGTTGGTGGTGGGGCTGGCGTCGGTTGTCTTCGGGCGCAGGCCTTGGGTGGTTTTGCTGGAGCCTCTGGGGACGCTCGGCGTTGGGCTACCGCTGTCTATTTACGTTGTGGCGCCGGCGCTGGGGCTCGGCGGGAGGTTCGCCGCCGCTTTGATCCCCGTGGCGCTTGGCTGGGCTCTCTCCACGGGCATCGGCACCGCTGGGGCCTACGCCGCCGCCCTCGCCTTGAGGCGCCTTGGCAAAATATAG
- a CDS encoding uroporphyrinogen-III synthase → MRLAVTSPRALEAFRALAARAGVEVVEAPMAVLKPAPLDAEAVVRALEEADLVVFASGHAAYRAAEALGPLRDAASRLLAKAVVATAEGRKGAVMVKNAFGVEPQVVSDTVEGLSLPGCRRAAVFHYGWRDPELLAKVACPAAEFQPYVAEPPPREAVERVLSADAVVFTSALAVRYFAEVGGAEAVERLKGLIVVAAGPGVSKALAELGVPHKTAPQGRIGPLAEYAISLLLSRG, encoded by the coding sequence ATGCGGCTTGCCGTCACTTCGCCGAGGGCTTTGGAGGCGTTTAGGGCTTTGGCGGCTAGGGCGGGGGTAGAGGTGGTGGAGGCCCCAATGGCTGTGTTGAAGCCGGCGCCTCTAGACGCCGAGGCGGTGGTGCGGGCGCTGGAGGAGGCCGACCTGGTGGTTTTTGCGTCGGGGCACGCGGCGTATAGAGCGGCGGAGGCGCTGGGGCCCCTTAGGGATGCGGCGTCTAGGCTGTTGGCCAAGGCCGTTGTGGCGACGGCAGAGGGGAGGAAGGGGGCTGTGATGGTGAAGAACGCCTTTGGGGTAGAGCCCCAGGTCGTTTCTGACACGGTGGAGGGGCTCTCCCTCCCGGGGTGTAGGAGAGCCGCCGTTTTCCACTACGGCTGGAGGGACCCCGAGCTTCTGGCTAAGGTGGCCTGCCCCGCGGCCGAGTTTCAGCCCTACGTGGCCGAGCCCCCGCCGAGGGAGGCCGTGGAGCGTGTCTTGTCCGCAGACGCGGTGGTGTTCACCAGCGCCCTAGCCGTGAGGTACTTCGCCGAGGTTGGCGGGGCAGAGGCGGTGGAGAGGCTCAAGGGGCTTATCGTTGTGGCGGCGGGCCCCGGCGTCTCCAAAGCCCTAGCGGAGCTGGGGGTGCCGCACAAGACCGCCCCCCAGGGTAGGATAGGCCCGCTGGCCGAGTACGCCATCTCGCTTCTGCTGAGCCGGGGCTAG
- a CDS encoding adenosylcobinamide-GDP ribazoletransferase, with translation MRCLKAVVAFFTAFPVGGAELDFSCVWAAPYLAGLAVGGAGGAVYLLTHSPAAAYAALLLATGLHHLDGLADVGDALMVRDRERARRVLEDPRRGVGGIFAVAALFVLAASAKPGGWLDYVAADVYSKALTLAVAAPSRPFKEGLGSLFIAAARRQWPGALLALAAAAWLHPAAFLAATALSLAFYAAAYRHLGGANGDLMGALLEVSRALYLVSL, from the coding sequence ATGCGGTGCCTCAAGGCGGTAGTGGCCTTCTTCACCGCCTTCCCCGTCGGCGGGGCTGAGCTGGACTTCTCCTGCGTCTGGGCGGCGCCCTATCTGGCGGGGCTGGCGGTGGGGGGCGCCGGGGGGGCCGTCTACCTCCTAACCCACAGCCCCGCGGCCGCCTACGCCGCCCTCCTCCTGGCCACAGGCCTCCACCACCTAGACGGCCTCGCCGACGTGGGCGACGCCCTGATGGTGAGAGATAGGGAAAGGGCGCGGCGGGTGCTGGAGGACCCCAGGAGGGGGGTAGGCGGGATATTCGCGGTGGCGGCCCTCTTCGTCCTGGCGGCCAGCGCTAAGCCGGGGGGGTGGCTGGACTACGTGGCGGCCGACGTCTACTCCAAGGCCTTGACCCTCGCCGTAGCCGCCCCATCGAGGCCGTTCAAGGAGGGCCTCGGCTCGCTGTTTATCGCGGCCGCCCGCCGCCAGTGGCCGGGGGCGTTGCTAGCGCTCGCCGCGGCGGCGTGGCTACACCCGGCGGCTTTCCTAGCCGCCACGGCCCTCTCCCTGGCCTTCTACGCGGCAGCCTACAGACACCTAGGCGGGGCAAACGGCGACCTCATGGGCGCCCTCCTGGAGGTCTCCAGAGCCCTCTACCTCGTAAGCTTATAA
- a CDS encoding aminotransferase class I/II-fold pyridoxal phosphate-dependent enzyme produces MTHGGSTWAEEVRYDFSDNSNPIGPPPGLEEALVQAAGRGVHGRFPAHLAEEVLREYEGVEVTLFNGATEALLYALLDLKPRRLLVAWPSYGDYERVARLLGVPSVRAPPPLLEKAARPGDVAILCNPNNPTGFYMPRDAVLDLARGLRRRGASLLVDESFLEFAGGQSVAPELPVVKSYGKFLATPGLRIGALLYKHRDPPPWRINSLADYAIYHTGAERLRAHRGRTAAYVGEEGARVRAAISRCVKSLPTSVHFQVVFGPPPPGVKVRPLWDKGIAGFRYSLRGPSENDVLIEAVCGASRR; encoded by the coding sequence ATGACTCACGGCGGCTCTACCTGGGCCGAGGAGGTCCGCTATGACTTTTCGGACAACTCCAACCCCATAGGACCGCCCCCCGGGCTCGAGGAGGCCCTTGTCCAGGCGGCTGGGCGGGGGGTCCACGGGAGGTTCCCCGCGCACCTCGCCGAGGAGGTGCTCCGAGAGTACGAGGGGGTTGAGGTGACTCTCTTCAATGGGGCGACGGAGGCCCTGCTCTATGCCCTACTCGACCTAAAGCCCCGTAGGCTGTTGGTGGCGTGGCCCAGCTACGGCGACTACGAGCGGGTTGCCCGCCTCCTGGGCGTCCCCTCGGTGAGGGCGCCCCCGCCCCTCCTGGAGAAGGCGGCGCGGCCCGGCGACGTCGCCATCCTCTGCAACCCCAACAACCCCACCGGCTTCTACATGCCGAGAGACGCCGTCCTCGACCTCGCCAGGGGGCTGAGGAGGAGGGGGGCCTCCCTCCTCGTGGACGAGTCCTTCCTGGAATTCGCGGGGGGCCAGTCGGTGGCTCCTGAGCTACCAGTGGTGAAGTCCTACGGCAAGTTCCTAGCAACGCCGGGCTTGAGAATCGGCGCCCTTCTGTACAAACACAGGGACCCCCCTCCATGGAGGATAAACAGCCTAGCCGACTACGCGATATACCACACTGGGGCTGAGCGCCTCCGCGCCCACAGGGGGAGGACCGCGGCCTACGTGGGGGAGGAGGGGGCTAGAGTGCGGGCCGCCATCTCCAGGTGCGTGAAGAGCCTCCCCACGTCTGTCCACTTCCAGGTCGTGTTTGGGCCGCCTCCCCCCGGCGTGAAGGTGAGGCCCCTCTGGGACAAGGGGATAGCGGGGTTTAGATACTCGCTGAGGGGTCCCTCCGAAAACGACGTGTTGATAGAGGCGGTATGCGGTGCCTCAAGGCGGTAG
- the cbiG gene encoding cobalt-precorrin 5A hydrolase encodes MLELLWRGAAVFYAGAGPPPAAERLVEELKARGVPAHLLNNGMLAEAWGCYDAFIFVEALGGVVRLLCPLLRDKERDPPVLVVEREGRFVIPLVGSHRGANELARELAEMLGGVAVVTTAVDAAGAHPAEDFERYMLCDMGREGRLLVNKALKEGRRVCVEGGRLPPYLRGYAEGGGCDVVIKLGEGCGPGEVCCRPAALYVGVGARSEATPAEVAEAVKKALEAVGVGLDRVAAVASIKPVALKAAEALGVKAVLYSPEELREGAASPCLSPPSQKALEAVGLPGVAELAALKAAGEGGRLIYRKRAAGGVTVAIAAR; translated from the coding sequence ATGCTAGAGCTGCTCTGGAGAGGCGCCGCCGTGTTCTACGCGGGCGCCGGCCCGCCCCCCGCCGCCGAGAGGCTTGTGGAGGAGCTTAAGGCCAGGGGGGTCCCGGCCCACCTCCTGAACAACGGCATGTTGGCGGAGGCGTGGGGGTGCTACGACGCGTTTATCTTCGTGGAGGCCCTGGGCGGCGTGGTGAGGTTGCTGTGCCCACTGCTGAGAGATAAGGAGCGGGATCCCCCGGTCCTGGTGGTGGAGAGGGAGGGCAGATTCGTCATACCCCTGGTGGGCTCACACAGGGGGGCCAACGAGCTGGCGAGGGAGCTGGCGGAGATGCTAGGCGGCGTGGCGGTGGTCACCACCGCGGTAGACGCCGCGGGCGCCCACCCGGCCGAGGACTTCGAGAGGTACATGCTCTGCGACATGGGCCGCGAGGGCAGGCTCCTGGTCAACAAGGCGCTTAAGGAGGGCAGGCGGGTGTGCGTCGAGGGGGGTAGGCTCCCCCCCTACCTAAGGGGGTACGCAGAAGGCGGCGGCTGCGACGTGGTGATCAAGTTGGGGGAGGGGTGCGGGCCGGGGGAGGTGTGTTGCAGGCCGGCGGCGCTGTATGTGGGCGTGGGGGCGAGGTCCGAGGCGACGCCGGCCGAGGTGGCGGAAGCTGTTAAAAAGGCCTTGGAGGCGGTGGGCGTGGGCTTGGATCGGGTCGCCGCGGTGGCGTCGATAAAGCCCGTGGCGCTCAAGGCGGCGGAGGCGCTAGGCGTCAAAGCGGTGTTGTACAGCCCAGAGGAGCTGAGGGAGGGCGCGGCCTCTCCCTGCCTATCGCCGCCCAGCCAGAAGGCCCTTGAGGCCGTGGGTCTCCCAGGGGTCGCCGAGCTGGCGGCGCTTAAGGCCGCGGGGGAGGGAGGGCGTTTGATCTACCGCAAGAGGGCCGCTGGCGGCGTCACGGTGGCCATAGCCGCGAGATGA
- a CDS encoding CbtB-domain containing protein — protein sequence MSRAQLKTLEKVRRLAKVSQAVYLSASVIGIAVVFYPAVLNAAVGGLLEKLLPPAVYNAIHELRHLLGIPCH from the coding sequence ATGTCAAGGGCACAGCTGAAAACCCTGGAAAAGGTCCGGAGGCTCGCGAAGGTTTCCCAAGCGGTTTATCTCTCGGCGTCGGTGATCGGTATCGCCGTGGTGTTCTACCCCGCGGTGCTCAACGCGGCGGTTGGGGGTCTACTGGAGAAGTTGCTACCGCCGGCGGTGTACAACGCCATACACGAGCTGAGGCACCTACTGGGTATCCCATGCCACTGA
- the cobT gene encoding nicotinate mononucleotide-dependent phosphoribosyltransferase CobT — MAELLVVVVGTTDVSLIPGISIAGPSPEATHYTPALDVEYLLTGRPKTLDVVPVTPDGIPTPAVVTRALTGDLPKLVVDAGSRIPPKIPRVVLGGVPGGDIRRGAMPREAAEEVAANGRLLGRQLARWGRVAIGESIPGGTTTAMAILLALGYDAWGRTSSASPDNPKELKARVVKEALARVKPPLDAVTAASEVGDPVHLAVASIALGVAEGGGEVVLAGGTQMAAAAALYKALGGDVERLAVATTRWILEDKSADFLGLMREVGVRRVYASRSSFGGSRCRGLRAYDRGYVKEGVAMGYALWRAESSGVDPLPQVEAELERLGKCYT; from the coding sequence ATGGCCGAGCTGCTGGTCGTGGTTGTGGGGACCACGGACGTCTCGCTGATACCGGGCATATCCATAGCCGGCCCATCCCCCGAGGCCACCCACTACACGCCGGCTCTCGACGTGGAGTACCTACTCACAGGCCGGCCGAAGACGCTGGACGTGGTGCCGGTCACCCCCGACGGCATACCGACCCCGGCCGTGGTGACTAGGGCGCTGACGGGCGATCTGCCGAAGCTTGTCGTCGACGCCGGTAGCAGAATTCCGCCCAAGATCCCCCGCGTGGTCCTGGGCGGGGTCCCCGGAGGCGACATCAGAAGGGGCGCCATGCCTAGGGAAGCCGCCGAGGAGGTGGCGGCGAACGGGCGGTTGCTGGGCAGGCAACTGGCGCGCTGGGGCAGGGTGGCTATAGGGGAGTCTATACCTGGCGGGACCACCACGGCCATGGCCATCCTCCTGGCCCTCGGCTACGACGCGTGGGGGAGGACCAGCAGCGCCTCGCCCGACAACCCCAAGGAGCTGAAGGCCAGGGTGGTTAAGGAGGCGCTGGCTCGGGTCAAGCCGCCGCTAGACGCCGTCACCGCCGCCTCCGAGGTGGGGGACCCCGTCCACCTGGCCGTGGCCTCCATCGCGCTGGGGGTGGCGGAGGGCGGGGGGGAGGTCGTCCTCGCCGGCGGCACGCAGATGGCCGCCGCCGCGGCTTTGTACAAGGCGCTCGGCGGCGACGTTGAGAGGCTCGCGGTGGCGACGACCCGCTGGATTTTGGAGGACAAGTCGGCGGATTTCCTAGGGCTGATGAGGGAGGTGGGGGTGAGGAGGGTCTACGCGTCGAGGAGCTCCTTCGGCGGCTCGAGATGTAGAGGGCTTAGGGCATACGACAGGGGCTACGTCAAGGAGGGCGTCGCCATGGGCTACGCCCTCTGGCGCGCCGAGTCGTCGGGGGTTGACCCCCTGCCCCAGGTGGAGGCCGAGCTGGAGAGGCTGGGGAAATGCTACACGTAG
- a CDS encoding precorrin-8X methylmutase, with the protein MVVVLLVNHGSRNPQFNRAMEGLAKAVEEALGVRAYPAYNEYAEPNWRDLVREINDDVVIALAFLGPGNHVQRDILGELGVEPGRWAERFGKRIYVTPPLGDSPLVAAALITRIKAALGGKAEAVLDPAEIEEESMEKVAEALGLDLGDWRDRVRARAAYASGNLELARRVEIAGDVRRAVLEWTSAGGPVVADVSMTAAGLRYGRVEVAVKAQAEARGVTRAYAGVKKLLSAFGSAGVVVGNAPTAAAAAVEECAAGRGIPFIVAAPPAFTNVHVKEEVLKCGVPAVVVKGTYGGSGVAAAIFNELARP; encoded by the coding sequence ATGGTGGTTGTGTTGTTGGTGAACCACGGCTCGCGGAATCCCCAGTTCAACAGGGCAATGGAGGGCTTAGCCAAGGCCGTTGAGGAGGCGCTGGGGGTGAGGGCTTACCCGGCCTACAACGAATACGCCGAGCCCAACTGGAGGGACTTGGTTAGGGAGATAAACGACGACGTCGTCATCGCCTTGGCCTTCCTAGGCCCCGGCAACCACGTGCAGAGGGATATCCTGGGGGAGCTGGGGGTGGAGCCGGGCAGATGGGCAGAGAGGTTCGGAAAGAGGATCTACGTCACGCCCCCCCTGGGCGACTCCCCCTTGGTGGCCGCCGCCCTAATTACGAGGATAAAGGCCGCGCTGGGGGGCAAGGCTGAGGCGGTGTTGGACCCCGCGGAGATAGAGGAGGAGTCCATGGAGAAGGTCGCGGAGGCGCTGGGGCTGGACCTCGGCGACTGGAGAGACAGGGTGAGGGCGAGGGCCGCCTACGCCTCGGGGAACCTGGAGCTGGCTAGGCGCGTGGAGATCGCCGGCGATGTGAGGAGGGCCGTCCTGGAGTGGACATCCGCGGGGGGGCCTGTGGTGGCCGACGTCTCCATGACGGCTGCTGGGCTGAGGTACGGGAGGGTGGAGGTGGCCGTGAAGGCGCAGGCCGAGGCGAGGGGCGTCACGAGGGCCTACGCCGGGGTGAAGAAGCTCCTGTCCGCATTCGGCTCAGCCGGCGTGGTGGTGGGCAACGCCCCCACGGCCGCCGCGGCGGCGGTGGAGGAGTGCGCGGCGGGTAGGGGGATCCCCTTTATCGTCGCCGCTCCCCCGGCCTTCACAAACGTCCACGTCAAGGAGGAGGTTCTGAAGTGCGGCGTCCCAGCCGTGGTGGTCAAGGGCACCTACGGAGGGTCGGGCGTGGCGGCCGCCATCTTCAACGAGCTGGCGAGGCCATGA
- a CDS encoding precorrin-3B C(17)-methyltransferase — translation MSIRVVGFGPGGAALRTPAAVEAIRESDVVVGYETYVAMVEDLLGGKEVVSAKMRQEVYRARVAVEMAREGKRVAVISDGDPEIFGMAPLVLEMLSRYGWRPSGLEVVPGVTAALAAGARLGAPLGSDVAFINLSPLLTPREVILRRVEAAAAADYVIAFYNPIDRGLLREALAAVARWRGGQTPVGVVKDAYRRGERVYVTTLDSVDVDAVDMRTTVIVGNSESYIWEGYIITPRGYHRKYAYP, via the coding sequence ATGAGCATCAGGGTGGTGGGGTTCGGCCCGGGAGGGGCGGCGCTCCGCACCCCAGCCGCCGTTGAGGCGATTAGGGAGAGCGACGTGGTGGTGGGCTACGAGACCTACGTCGCGATGGTGGAGGATCTGCTTGGGGGGAAGGAGGTGGTGTCCGCTAAGATGCGGCAGGAGGTGTACCGTGCCCGGGTGGCGGTGGAGATGGCGAGGGAGGGGAAGAGGGTGGCCGTGATCTCAGACGGCGACCCGGAGATCTTCGGCATGGCGCCGCTTGTGCTGGAGATGCTGAGCAGATACGGCTGGAGGCCCAGCGGCCTGGAGGTGGTGCCGGGCGTCACCGCGGCTCTAGCGGCTGGGGCGAGGCTGGGGGCGCCGCTGGGGTCAGACGTGGCCTTCATAAACCTAAGCCCCCTCCTGACCCCCAGGGAGGTCATCCTCAGGCGGGTTGAGGCCGCCGCGGCGGCGGACTACGTCATCGCCTTCTACAACCCCATAGATAGGGGGCTCCTCCGGGAGGCCCTCGCCGCGGTGGCCAGGTGGAGAGGCGGCCAGACGCCGGTGGGCGTCGTGAAGGATGCATATAGGCGGGGGGAGAGGGTCTACGTCACAACGCTGGATTCGGTGGACGTAGACGCCGTAGACATGAGGACCACCGTGATCGTGGGAAACTCCGAGAGCTACATCTGGGAGGGGTACATAATAACGCCCAGGGGCTACCACAGGAAGTATGCTTACCCTTAA
- the cbiD gene encoding cobalt-precorrin-5B (C(1))-methyltransferase CbiD, which yields MLTLKRFGITTGAAAAAAAKAAALHWRGVEAKAVTVPTPVGLRLEIYVERVYREGEWSCAEVRKFSGDNPDVLDGAVVKACFKPGGSGVSIRGGRGVGVVTRPGLPVPPGEPAINPVPRAMIAEAVREAGFTGGEVVVEVPEGERLAELTMNRDVGVVGGVSILGTTGIETPVSDEDYIEHVRAELRAVRAVSDSVVIATGNRAVEYAKALWGNAVVKVGDLLGEAAKEAASLGFRAIVVAGLPAKIVKVAAGAMNTHSRYCDGRIEALTHAAVSVGVPPEVVKEVAASASVGEALVKLGVFRGAVLEAVARRAKERLSKYAGAPVEVVIFYDGGELAARA from the coding sequence ATGCTTACCCTTAAACGCTTCGGGATAACCACGGGCGCGGCGGCCGCCGCGGCCGCCAAGGCGGCGGCTCTGCACTGGAGGGGGGTGGAGGCGAAGGCCGTCACGGTGCCCACGCCCGTGGGGCTGAGGCTGGAGATCTACGTGGAGAGGGTGTACAGGGAGGGGGAGTGGAGCTGCGCAGAGGTGAGGAAGTTCTCTGGGGATAACCCAGACGTGTTAGACGGCGCTGTGGTTAAGGCGTGTTTCAAGCCGGGGGGCTCCGGCGTTTCCATAAGAGGCGGGCGGGGGGTCGGCGTAGTGACGAGGCCGGGTCTTCCGGTGCCGCCGGGGGAGCCCGCGATTAACCCAGTGCCGAGGGCCATGATAGCGGAGGCGGTTAGGGAGGCCGGGTTCACCGGCGGCGAGGTGGTGGTGGAGGTGCCCGAGGGCGAGAGGTTGGCCGAGCTAACAATGAACAGGGACGTTGGGGTGGTGGGCGGCGTGTCTATACTGGGCACCACCGGCATCGAGACGCCGGTCAGCGACGAGGACTACATAGAGCACGTGAGAGCCGAGCTGAGGGCCGTCAGGGCTGTGTCAGACAGCGTCGTGATTGCGACGGGGAATAGGGCGGTGGAGTACGCCAAAGCCCTGTGGGGAAACGCGGTGGTGAAGGTGGGCGACCTCCTGGGGGAGGCGGCGAAGGAGGCGGCGTCGCTGGGCTTCCGGGCCATCGTCGTGGCGGGCCTCCCGGCCAAGATCGTGAAGGTGGCTGCCGGCGCGATGAATACACACAGCAGATACTGCGACGGGAGGATAGAGGCTTTGACGCACGCGGCGGTGTCTGTGGGGGTGCCGCCGGAGGTTGTGAAGGAGGTGGCCGCGTCGGCGAGCGTGGGGGAGGCGCTGGTCAAACTCGGCGTATTCCGCGGCGCCGTGCTGGAGGCGGTGGCCAGGAGGGCCAAGGAGAGGCTCTCGAAATACGCCGGGGCGCCCGTGGAGGTGGTCATATTCTACGACGGCGGCGAGCTGGCGGCGAGGGCATGA
- the cbiT gene encoding precorrin-6Y C5,15-methyltransferase (decarboxylating) subunit CbiT: MRPAPGIPDEEFIREEGIPMTKAEVRAVVVSKLKVGPGDRMLDVGCGTGSVAVEAALMGAWVYAMDKNPRAVELTARNAAKFGVADRVKAEVEEAPRDFAKAGGPFDAVFIGGGGRDIADVVKAALSLVKPGGRLVVDVATLETLSRLVPLLEEVRHEVVLVQIARGRRVGGYTLLSPLNPVYVVTIWP, encoded by the coding sequence ATGAGGCCTGCGCCTGGGATCCCAGACGAGGAGTTCATCAGGGAGGAGGGCATACCCATGACCAAGGCAGAGGTGAGGGCCGTGGTCGTCTCTAAGCTCAAGGTGGGCCCGGGCGATAGGATGTTAGACGTGGGGTGCGGCACCGGGTCGGTGGCAGTGGAGGCGGCCCTCATGGGCGCTTGGGTATACGCCATGGATAAGAACCCCCGGGCGGTGGAGCTGACGGCTAGAAACGCGGCGAAGTTCGGAGTAGCGGATAGAGTCAAGGCCGAGGTGGAGGAGGCCCCCCGCGATTTCGCCAAAGCCGGCGGCCCCTTCGACGCCGTCTTCATAGGAGGAGGCGGTAGGGATATCGCCGACGTGGTTAAAGCCGCCCTGTCCCTCGTCAAGCCGGGAGGTAGGCTGGTGGTCGACGTCGCCACCTTGGAGACGCTTTCGAGGCTCGTCCCCCTCCTCGAGGAGGTGAGGCACGAGGTGGTGCTTGTGCAGATCGCCAGGGGGAGGAGGGTGGGCGGCTACACCCTGCTGAGCCCTCTAAACCCCGTCTACGTGGTGACCATATGGCCGTGA
- a CDS encoding cobalt-factor II C(20)-methyltransferase, which yields MAVKVVGLGPGDPKLLTLAAAEALREAEVVYVPASAATERSLAEALVRRFTEAEVRVVEMEMGRADPVRLARSARELGDGAVYALLGDPTLYGSFAKLKPYLEAPYVYIPGVTSVTACAARAGVELASGDQAVAVVPASRSDLLEKAAELFDVVVVVKANRNVDLVNELAAGRRALAARRCYMEGEQISERVSWLDYFTTVYIWRGR from the coding sequence ATGGCCGTGAAGGTCGTCGGCCTAGGGCCTGGCGACCCCAAGTTGCTCACCCTGGCGGCGGCCGAGGCGCTTAGGGAGGCCGAGGTGGTGTACGTCCCCGCGTCGGCGGCCACGGAGAGGAGCCTCGCCGAGGCGTTGGTCAGAAGGTTCACGGAGGCCGAGGTGAGGGTGGTCGAGATGGAGATGGGGAGGGCTGACCCGGTCCGCCTCGCCAGATCCGCCAGGGAGTTGGGGGATGGCGCCGTCTATGCCCTTCTGGGGGACCCCACGCTCTACGGCTCCTTCGCCAAGCTGAAGCCTTATCTGGAGGCGCCGTATGTCTACATCCCCGGCGTCACCTCGGTCACGGCGTGTGCGGCTAGAGCCGGCGTGGAGCTGGCGTCGGGGGATCAGGCGGTGGCGGTGGTGCCGGCCTCGAGGAGCGATCTGCTGGAGAAGGCGGCTGAGCTGTTCGACGTGGTGGTGGTGGTGAAGGCGAATAGAAACGTCGACCTGGTCAACGAGCTGGCGGCTGGGAGGAGGGCGCTCGCCGCCAGGAGGTGCTACATGGAGGGCGAGCAGATATCGGAGAGGGTTTCGTGGCTGGACTACTTCACCACCGTGTACATATGGCGGGGAAGGTAG
- the cobM gene encoding precorrin-4 C(11)-methyltransferase — translation MAGKVVFVGAGPGDPELITVKGMKYLQQADVVVYAGSLVNPELLKYARRDAEVYNSASMTTEEIVDILVRKALEGKLVVRLKSGDSGIYGALWEEVLPLQAAGVPYEVVPGITAALAAAAVMGIELTIPKNVQTVVLTRASARVEMRGSLEQVARFMREQGAVAVIYTGVHVIDKVVRELAAGGLPLDTPAAVVYRATWDDQKIVRGTLADIAEKVKRERIARDSVIIVGEPVAPREIPRSSVYHPAHGHSYRPARHDKG, via the coding sequence ATGGCGGGGAAGGTAGTCTTCGTGGGGGCGGGGCCCGGGGACCCCGAGCTGATCACTGTGAAGGGGATGAAGTATCTGCAACAGGCGGACGTGGTGGTGTACGCTGGGTCTCTAGTAAACCCGGAGCTTCTGAAATACGCTAGGCGAGACGCCGAGGTTTACAACAGCGCCTCCATGACAACGGAGGAGATCGTGGACATCCTGGTGAGGAAGGCGCTGGAGGGGAAGCTGGTGGTGAGGCTGAAGTCCGGAGACAGCGGGATATACGGCGCGCTGTGGGAGGAGGTGCTCCCCCTCCAAGCGGCCGGGGTCCCCTACGAGGTGGTCCCCGGCATCACGGCCGCGCTTGCGGCGGCCGCCGTCATGGGAATAGAGCTGACCATCCCCAAGAACGTGCAGACTGTCGTGCTGACGAGGGCATCGGCTAGGGTGGAGATGAGGGGGAGCCTTGAGCAGGTGGCGAGGTTCATGAGGGAGCAGGGCGCCGTGGCTGTGATATACACGGGGGTCCACGTGATCGACAAGGTGGTTAGGGAGCTCGCGGCGGGGGGTCTGCCGCTGGACACGCCGGCGGCGGTGGTCTACAGGGCCACGTGGGACGACCAGAAGATCGTGAGGGGGACCTTGGCCGACATCGCCGAGAAGGTCAAGAGGGAGCGAATCGCCAGAGACTCGGTCATCATCGTGGGGGAGCCCGTGGCGCCGAGGGAGATCCCCAGGAGCTCCGTCTACCACCCAGCCCACGGCCACAGCTACCGCCCGGCTAGACATGATAAGGGTTGA